The Cylindrospermum stagnale PCC 7417 genome segment TAAGTTTATTTTTATGTCTTGTAATCCTAACATAACACATATTTTGTAGCTGTTGTTACAGAAATCCGAAATGCATTATATATTAATAGTCGAGCCTTGTTCGATCAGCAGATGATTCAACAACCACTTCTGACCTTATTGAGCGATTTTGGCGATCGCGATGTGTATGTGGGTGTGATGAAAGGAGTCATTGCCCAAATCAACCCCCAGATCAGCTTTGTCGACTTGACGCACCAGATTCCACCACAAAATATTCCTGCGGCTAGATTTTGCCTGATGAATGCTTACCCCTATTTTCCCGTGGGTACGGTGCATCTAGCGGTGGTAGATCCGGGTGTGGGAAGTCAGCGAAAAGCGATCGCCATAGAATTGGCTCAAGGTTTTCTCGTCGGCCCAGATAATGGGATTTTCAGCGGCGTACTTGCTCAAAATTCGGCAATTTCCGCTGTGGAACTTACAAATCTTAACTATTGGCGCACTCCTCAACCCAGCGGCACATTCCACGGTAGAGATATTTTTGCACCTGTCGCGGCTCATCTTGCTAGTGGTGTTTCTCTACAACAACTAGGACAAGAAATCGATCCAGCTACTTTGGTTAATCTGGATATCGGAGAATGTCAACAGACAACAACAGGGGTAAGGGGTTACATTCAATATATAGACCACTTTGGCAACTTAGTCAGCAACATTCCCGGAAGTTCTGTGCAGAGTAAAACCTGGTGTGTGCAAGCATCTGGCTTGAGGATACCAGGGGGTACAACTTACAGCGATGTCCAACTTGGGGAAGCTCTTGCTTTAGTTGGTAGTCACGGTTGGGTAGAAATTGCCATCAATAGCGGTAATGCACAGATACAGTTGCAGCTAAACTTGCAAGATGCTGTAGAATTCATCGGCATTAAAAATTAACAATTAAAAATTAAAAAGCTTTTGAGTTATCTCACTGGTTAGTTATTTTGGCCTTGCTGCATTAACGCCTCCGAAGCAATAGCCGGATTGGTTGAGAGAGCCACCACTGTAGCTGTATTCAGGTCAGTGTGTGGAGTGTGTCACACTAGATAGTGGGAGTACTTCTCAGAAATTTTCTATGACTACGCAAACCGGATCTGCACCGTTAATTTATCAAGGCCAGTTTGGAGAATTTACCATAAATCAAAGCGATCGCCAAAGCGTGATCATCTACCGTACAGGATTAATGGTAGCTGCACTGAGTTTTGCGATCGCCAGCGCTTTAGTTTTGTTCAATCCTCAGCCCGCTGTTTTC includes the following:
- a CDS encoding SAM hydrolase/SAM-dependent halogenase family protein, with protein sequence MIQQPLLTLLSDFGDRDVYVGVMKGVIAQINPQISFVDLTHQIPPQNIPAARFCLMNAYPYFPVGTVHLAVVDPGVGSQRKAIAIELAQGFLVGPDNGIFSGVLAQNSAISAVELTNLNYWRTPQPSGTFHGRDIFAPVAAHLASGVSLQQLGQEIDPATLVNLDIGECQQTTTGVRGYIQYIDHFGNLVSNIPGSSVQSKTWCVQASGLRIPGGTTYSDVQLGEALALVGSHGWVEIAINSGNAQIQLQLNLQDAVEFIGIKN